TCGACGAGTGTGTCGCGGCCGTGATGCAAGACGAACTCCGGCGGACGGAGTCGCTCTACCGCGATGGTGTCGCAGGAATCGAACACCTTCCCGCAGACTGTCAGTTCCCGGTGTTGCTCTCGGCGGTGCTCTACGCCGACCATCACCGGTCGATTCGAAACCTTGGATACGACACCATCTCCGAGACTCCCGAGTTGAGCTTCGCACGGAAGGTCGCCCTCCTCGCTAAGACAGCGGCGTACTGGGCCGTCTGGCGCGACCCTGTCGCGGTGTTCAAGGCCGTCAGCGTCGTTCCGTACCCAGACGACGAGGAGTTCGACGCCGACTTCGGGCCCGGTTCGACCCCCACCCGCAACCCACAAAACCGTGGTCGTGTCTCCGGGTGGCTTCGCTCGCTGAACCGCTGGGGTTCAGATTAGTCGTCGTTTCGTGTGCTGTCTTGATTCTATCCGGTGAGGCTCAATTACGCCCCGATTTTGGGTGGCGCAGGAAGAAGAACCGCTACCGTCGAACCACCCGTGTCTCTGCTCGTAATCGAGACGTCTCCCCCCAACTGTGTAACGACCCAGTGAACAGTCCAGAGACCCATCCCACTCCCATGTGTTAGTGCGGTCTCTTTACCCTGTTTTAGAATCTCTTGTTCAGTCTCCGGGATTCCCGGCCCGTCATCTTTGACAGTAATCACGACCCGTTCGGTGGAGACTCGTCTCGTCGCTAATTCGACTGTCGGCGATTCTCGGTCGTTGTGTACAATCGCATTGTGGACGAGTTCGTCGAGTGCGAGGCGTAGTGACCCCTGGTCTCCGAAAATCTGCGCTTCTCCACCGACGACGTTAATCTCCGAGTGAGGGTGTTTTCGCTGGTAGGTCGTCTGTAGCTGCGACAAGGTATCGTGCACTGGAATCGCACGCTGTTCGACCTCGTTTTCCATCACCTGCTCGAACGCTCGTGCCTTCTCACCAGTCGACATGAGGTCCTCGGCGTTCTCGATGATACGCTCTGTCATCCGTACCGCAGACTGCGTCTCAAATTCGTCCACTGCAGAGACTGTCTGGGTGAGCGCCGCCAGTTCCGAGCGGATTCCAGCGGTCGTCTCGGAGAGGTCATCGAACACATCGAGAAGATGTGTTAGGTCACCGTCTGCCATCGACGCGTGTTCGAGTTCCTCGAGGTCGTTTTGCAGTTTGTTTGCGTACCCTGTGACGACGTTGAGGTTGTTCCGCAGGTTGTGGCGTAACACCCTGTTGAGGACCATCAGTCGTTCTTCGTGCTCTTTTCGAGCCGAAATATCACGAACTGCGCCGCGAACAGTGTCGGTGCCCTCGACGGCCTCTCCCCGTAATTGAACCCACCGCTTTCGCCCCTTCGCGGTGATGATTCGAAGTTCCACGTTGAACGATTCACCACTCTGTCGAGCCCTCTCGACTGCGTCTTCTAGCAGTTCACGGTCGTCGTCGTGAACGAACGCCACGACGTCACGAATCGTGAGTTCCTCCTCGTTGGGAACGTCGAGAAGTTGTCTCGCTCCGTCAGTCACGCTGATTGCACGCGGCTCAAAATTGAGTTCCCACCCGCCAACGTCGGCTAACTGCTCGGTCCGTTCGAGTCGGTCTCGACTTCGCTCCAGTTGTTCTTGGTAGTCGCGGGTCTCCGTGATATCTCGGACAATCTCCGCGAACCCATTGAGAGTCCCGCTTTCGTCGTACAGTGCGCGAATCGTGACTTGTGCCCATATCTGTGACCCGTCTTTTCGAACACGCCACCCCTTCTCCTCGTAGCTTCCGTCGCGCTCTGCAAGTGAGAGCGCTCTCTCGGGAGCGTCACTGTCAGAGTCGTCCAGATAGAAGACCGAAAAATG
The genomic region above belongs to Haloferax marinisediminis and contains:
- a CDS encoding PAS domain S-box protein; its protein translation is MAGPRENSSDPVYAGTIVQEFFQEVTEYAIFLLDSNGNVASWNEGAERIKGYERDEILGTHFSVFYLDDSDSDAPERALSLAERDGSYEEKGWRVRKDGSQIWAQVTIRALYDESGTLNGFAEIVRDITETRDYQEQLERSRDRLERTEQLADVGGWELNFEPRAISVTDGARQLLDVPNEEELTIRDVVAFVHDDDRELLEDAVERARQSGESFNVELRIITAKGRKRWVQLRGEAVEGTDTVRGAVRDISARKEHEERLMVLNRVLRHNLRNNLNVVTGYANKLQNDLEELEHASMADGDLTHLLDVFDDLSETTAGIRSELAALTQTVSAVDEFETQSAVRMTERIIENAEDLMSTGEKARAFEQVMENEVEQRAIPVHDTLSQLQTTYQRKHPHSEINVVGGEAQIFGDQGSLRLALDELVHNAIVHNDRESPTVELATRRVSTERVVITVKDDGPGIPETEQEILKQGKETALTHGSGMGLWTVHWVVTQLGGDVSITSRDTGGSTVAVLLPAPPKIGA